A genomic region of Arachis stenosperma cultivar V10309 chromosome 9, arast.V10309.gnm1.PFL2, whole genome shotgun sequence contains the following coding sequences:
- the LOC130951411 gene encoding RNA polymerase sigma factor sigB-like, whose amino-acid sequence MSKPCCPRIDIAVQDQHAPNPACRGRFSGIPVTDPSTLSRSQGNTAAISGAGFAMIEGTRPHRPLPFTVAALSSIVAAPSTRNFASICSPFAEAPSLAPPPLFSSAASSAPGKTTACEFRCGGFSGGRVAFTSAGSWFASSTFSIATAPSSVPLLAVSLPSPLPRVVPFTARPSTSSLSIAIAAKFKSTLSTESLLTSEEAVIAAAAYEAVALAKAAVKVAKDAALLVKKKPLAEPAFRSHVSSKSDNLLLTWVQRMETGDDIARRPIDSGAQTVEDVNIVDSDEESDNVEPTYEELERLQEQLSDSIAVRSRRQIERKARRERVAEKTPTNIVSFKSGSPSRRKRVPIQEVDYSDPLRYLRTTTSTTRLLTSTEEVQLSEGIQDLLKLEKLREEVAERCGGQPTFAQWAAVAGVDQKTLRKRLNHGKFCKDKMIKSNIRLVISIAKNYQGAGMNLEDLVQEGCRGLVRGAEKFDASKGFKFSTYAHWWIKQAVRKSLSDQSRTIRLPFHMVEATYRVKEARKQFFSENGRNPNDEEVAAATGLSMKRLGAVLLTPKAPRSLEQKIGINQNLKPSEVIAHPDAETAEEQLIKQMMKKDLEMVLESLNPREQQVIRWRFGMDDGRMKTLQEIGEMMGVSRERVRQIESVAFRKLRNKKRTKHFQQYLVSS is encoded by the exons ATGTCCAAGCCTTGCTGCCCTAGGATTGATATTGCCGTCCAAGACCAGCACGCCCCTAACCCTGCGTGCCGCGGCCGCTTTTCGGGCATACCCGTCACAGATCCGAGTACACTGTCACGGTCCCAAGGAAATACGGCGGCCATTAGTGGTGCTGGCTTCGCCATGATTGAGGGAACTCGACCGCACAGACCCCTTCCTTTTACCGTCGCTGCTCTGTCTTCCATTGTCGCTGCTCCGTCAACCCGGAACTTCGCGAGCATTTGCTCTCCCTTCGCGGAGGCGCCGTCCTTGGCGCCGCCTCCTCTGTTTAGCTCTGCAGCGTCGTCGGCGCCGGGAAAGACCACCGCGTGCGAGTTCAGATGCGGTGGCTTTAGTGGTGGTCGCGTCGCCTTCACCTCTGCCGGTTCTTGGTTTGCGTCCTCCACCTTCTCCATCGCGACGGCGCCGTCTTCGGTGCCGCTTCTGGCAGTGAGTTTACCGTCTCCGTTGCCCAGAGTGGTGCCATTCACTGCTCGTCCATCAACATCGTCACTGTCAATCGCAATCGCG GCAAAGTTTAAATCAACCTTATCTACAGAATCACTTCTTACTAGTGAAGAGGCTGTAATAGCTGCTGCTGCTTATGAAGCTGTTGCTCTTGCTAAAGCTGCTGTGAAGGTTGCAAAGGATGCAGCCCTGCTAGTTAAAAAGAAACCCTTGGCAGAACCAGCATTTAGATCGCATGTATCTTCCAAATCTGATAATTTACTTCTGACGTGGGTTCAACGTATGGAAACAGGAGATGACATAGCTAGACGGCCCATTGACTCTGGAGCACAAACAGTGGAAGATGTAAACATAGTGGATAGTGATGAGGAGTCAGATAATGTGGAGCCTACCTATGAGGAACTTGAGCGTCTGCAGGAACAGCTTTCAGATAGTATAGCCGTAAGATCTAGGCGCCAAATAGAAAGAAAAGctagaagagagagggtggcaGAGAAGACTCCCACAAATATTGTTTCTTTTAAGTCTGGTTCCCCCAGCAGGAGAAAGCGTGTTCCCATTCAAGAAGTAGACTATTCCGATCCACTTCGTTACCTGAGAACAACAACCAGCACTACTAGGCTTCTTACATCAACTGAAGAAGTTCAACTGTCTGAAGGAATTCAG GACCTACTAAAGCTTGAAAAGCTCCGGGAGGAAGTTGCAGAAAGATGTGGTGGGCAACCCACATTTGCTCAATGGGCTGCAGTAGCTGGAGTAGATCAGAAGACCCTGAGGAAACGTCTAAATCATGGGAAATTTTGCAAAGACAAAATGATTAAAAGTAATATACGGCTTGTGATATCAATTGCTAAGAATTATCAAGGAGCTGGGATGAACCTGGAGGATCTTGTCCAG GAAGGATGCCGAGGCCTTGTGAGAGGTGCAGAGAAGTTTGACGCTTCCAAGGGTTTTAAGTTCTCCACATATGCTCATTGGTGGATTAAACAGGCAGTTCGAAAGTCGCTTTCTGACCAGTCAAGGACCATTCGCCTACCT TTCCACATGGTGGAGGCAACTTACAGAGTGAAAGAGGCAAGAAAACAATTTTTTAGTGAAAATGGAAGAAACCCCAATGATGAAGAAGTGGCTGCAGCAACTGGACTGTCAATGAAGAGGCTTGGTGCTGTACTCTTGACCCCAAAAGCTCCCAGATCTCTAGAGCAGAAGATTGGGATCAACCAGAATTTGAAGCCTTCG GAAGTGATCGCTCATCCCGATGCTGAAACAGCTGAGGAACAGCTCATCAAACAAATGATGAAGAAGGACCTCGAGATGGTGCTGGAAAGTCTCAATCCCAGAGAGCAACAGGTCATAAGATGGAGATTTGGTATGGATGATGGAAGGATGAAGACATTGCAAGAGATAGGGGAAATGATGGGCGTGAGTAGGGAGAGAGTTAGGCAAATTGAGTCTGTTGCTTTTAGGAAACTTAGGAACAAGAAGAGGACCAAGCATTTCCAGCAGTATTTGGTTTCATCATAA